The following proteins are encoded in a genomic region of Burkholderia stabilis:
- a CDS encoding amidohydrolase, translating into MQASATSAAPVTVFTARRILTMNPAQPSATHVAVRDGRILAVGDADEATAWPARFGTCAADDSLRDKVLMPGLVEGHCHLMEGAMWDAVYVGYYDRRGPDGTLWPGLRSLDAVLERLAVAERAMTDDGPLLAWGFDPIFFGTSRLTVRELDRVSSRRPIAILHASVHLMNVNGAMLARAGIDEDTDIDGVSRDADGRPTGELQEFAAMLPVYQTIGGKLAISASEKPHAIWNFGRVAQLAGVTTATDLVNDLSLDGNRTLHEVTADADYPVRIVPAFAPQRNPARSADSVLAEIERNTDKLHFGPVKFIVDGSIQGFTARVRWPGYAGGQPNGLWLIPPAQLVDVFEPFHRAGLQLHVHTNGDEATEVVLDAMATLLARHPRPDHRHTLQHCQMADAAQLRRIRALGLCVNFFANHLYYWGDAHYTQTIGADRANRMDAAGSARRLGIPFALHSDAPITPLNPLFTAWCAMQRETASGRVLGEGERLALDDALHAITLGAAYTLRMDHLVGSIEVGKYADFAVLDEDPSACAPARLKELAVWGTVLGGRVFRSPR; encoded by the coding sequence ATGCAAGCATCCGCGACTTCGGCCGCGCCCGTGACGGTCTTCACGGCGCGCCGCATCCTGACGATGAACCCCGCGCAGCCGTCGGCCACGCATGTCGCCGTGCGCGACGGCCGGATTCTCGCGGTCGGCGATGCCGACGAAGCAACCGCGTGGCCCGCGCGCTTCGGCACGTGCGCGGCCGACGATTCGCTGCGTGACAAGGTGCTGATGCCGGGGCTCGTCGAAGGGCATTGCCATTTGATGGAAGGCGCGATGTGGGATGCCGTGTACGTCGGCTACTACGACCGACGCGGCCCCGACGGCACGCTGTGGCCGGGCCTGCGCTCGCTCGACGCGGTGCTCGAACGGCTCGCCGTTGCCGAGCGCGCGATGACCGACGACGGGCCGCTGCTCGCGTGGGGCTTCGATCCGATCTTTTTCGGCACGTCGCGGCTGACGGTGCGCGAGCTCGACCGCGTGTCGTCGCGCCGGCCGATCGCGATCCTGCATGCGAGCGTGCACCTGATGAACGTGAACGGCGCGATGCTCGCGCGTGCGGGCATCGACGAGGACACCGACATCGACGGCGTGTCGCGCGACGCCGACGGCCGCCCGACCGGCGAGCTGCAGGAGTTCGCGGCGATGCTGCCGGTGTATCAGACGATCGGCGGCAAGCTGGCGATTTCCGCGAGCGAGAAGCCGCACGCGATCTGGAATTTCGGGCGCGTCGCGCAGCTCGCGGGCGTGACGACGGCGACCGATCTCGTCAACGATTTGTCGTTGGACGGCAACCGCACGCTGCACGAGGTGACGGCCGACGCCGATTACCCGGTGCGGATCGTGCCGGCGTTCGCGCCGCAGCGCAATCCGGCGCGCTCGGCCGACAGCGTGCTCGCGGAGATCGAGCGCAATACCGACAAGCTGCATTTCGGGCCCGTGAAGTTCATCGTCGACGGCTCAATCCAGGGTTTCACCGCGCGCGTGCGCTGGCCCGGCTACGCGGGCGGGCAGCCGAACGGGCTGTGGCTGATTCCGCCCGCGCAGCTCGTCGACGTATTCGAGCCGTTCCATCGCGCAGGGCTGCAACTGCACGTGCATACCAACGGCGACGAAGCGACCGAGGTCGTGCTCGATGCGATGGCGACGCTGCTCGCACGTCATCCGCGCCCCGATCACCGTCACACGCTGCAGCATTGCCAGATGGCGGACGCCGCGCAGCTTCGGCGCATTCGCGCGCTCGGCCTGTGCGTGAATTTCTTCGCGAATCACCTGTATTACTGGGGCGACGCGCACTACACCCAGACCATCGGTGCCGATCGCGCGAACCGGATGGATGCGGCCGGTTCCGCGCGGCGGCTCGGCATTCCGTTCGCACTGCATTCGGACGCGCCGATCACGCCGCTCAATCCGTTGTTTACCGCGTGGTGCGCGATGCAGCGCGAGACGGCGTCGGGGCGCGTGCTCGGTGAAGGCGAGCGGCTCGCGCTCGACGATGCGCTGCATGCGATCACGCTCGGCGCGGCGTATACGTTGCGGATGGATCATCTCGTGGGCAGCATCGAAGTGGGCAAGTACGCGGATTTCGCAGTGCTCGACGAAGATCCGTCGGCGTGCGCGCCCGCGCGGCTGAAAGAACTCGCCGTGTGGGGCACCGTGCTCGGCGGGCGCGTGTTCCGGTCGCCGCGATGA
- a CDS encoding sodium:solute symporter family protein yields MSTVVFAALIALSLYLAIRSGRGRGQQSVHDFFVASRQFGTALVFFLTAGEIYSIGTMVGFPGGIYAKGPTYGVWFLGYILLAYPIGYFLGPKIWEAGKRHNAITLPDLFKGHYASRGLELVVACASILFLIPWGQLQFTGLVAALKGLGWHIEPLYLILVCAALAFTYIAISGVRASAYIAILKDILMLLAIVVTGVAVAWQVGGVHPVFDAASRQVSNTMSGSQLRFSMSTMLFQSIGFYLMPFAAQNFFTARGPNAIRRTQVVMPLYMLMYPFLVIASYYAITANLTLASPNDAFFAAVTHLLPGWLIGLVAAGAALSGLLVLAGICLAIGPIVTRNLMPNLPESRQKRAAKFVIVGYLMLSIATTLLTPNLMLTLINTTYYGVTQFAPGVLILLARRRVRPVAVGAGMICGQVLAMVFYVFHIDFGGINLGLVCLVVNVLVVAAVHAMLHGRPVKQYAVS; encoded by the coding sequence ATGTCAACGGTCGTCTTCGCCGCGCTGATCGCGCTGTCGCTCTATCTCGCCATTCGGTCCGGCCGCGGACGCGGCCAGCAGAGCGTGCATGACTTCTTCGTCGCGTCGCGCCAGTTCGGCACGGCGCTCGTGTTCTTCCTGACCGCGGGCGAGATCTACAGCATCGGCACGATGGTCGGCTTTCCCGGCGGCATCTACGCGAAAGGGCCGACCTACGGCGTGTGGTTCCTCGGCTATATCCTGCTCGCCTACCCGATCGGGTATTTCCTCGGCCCGAAGATCTGGGAAGCCGGCAAGCGTCACAACGCGATCACGCTGCCCGATCTGTTCAAAGGCCACTACGCGAGCCGCGGGCTCGAGCTGGTCGTTGCGTGCGCATCGATCCTGTTCCTGATCCCGTGGGGGCAGCTGCAGTTCACCGGGCTCGTCGCGGCGCTCAAGGGGCTCGGCTGGCACATCGAGCCGCTGTACCTGATCCTCGTGTGCGCGGCGCTCGCGTTCACCTATATCGCGATTTCCGGCGTGCGCGCGTCGGCGTACATCGCGATCCTGAAGGACATCCTGATGCTGCTCGCGATCGTCGTGACGGGCGTGGCCGTCGCGTGGCAGGTCGGCGGCGTGCATCCGGTGTTCGACGCCGCGAGCCGGCAGGTCAGCAACACGATGAGCGGGTCGCAACTGCGCTTCTCGATGAGCACGATGCTGTTCCAGTCGATCGGCTTCTACCTGATGCCGTTCGCCGCGCAGAATTTCTTCACCGCGCGCGGGCCGAACGCGATCCGGCGCACCCAGGTCGTGATGCCGCTGTACATGCTGATGTATCCGTTCCTCGTGATCGCGTCGTACTACGCGATCACCGCGAACCTGACGCTCGCATCGCCCAACGATGCATTCTTCGCCGCCGTCACGCACCTGCTGCCCGGCTGGCTGATCGGCCTCGTCGCGGCCGGCGCCGCGCTGTCGGGGCTGCTCGTGCTCGCGGGCATCTGCCTCGCGATCGGGCCGATCGTCACGCGCAACCTGATGCCGAACCTGCCCGAGTCGCGCCAGAAGCGCGCGGCGAAATTCGTGATCGTCGGCTACCTGATGCTGTCGATCGCGACCACGCTGCTCACGCCGAACCTGATGCTCACGCTGATCAACACCACGTACTATGGCGTCACGCAGTTCGCGCCGGGCGTGCTGATCCTGCTCGCGCGACGCCGCGTGCGGCCCGTCGCGGTCGGGGCCGGGATGATCTGCGGCCAGGTGCTCGCGATGGTCTTCTACGTGTTCCATATCGACTTCGGCGGGATCAACCTCGGCCTCGTGTGTCTCGTCGTCAACGTGCTCGTCGTCGCGGCCGTGCATGCGATGCTGCACGGTCGTCCCGTCAAGCAATACGCCGTGTCCTGA
- a CDS encoding DUF3311 domain-containing protein, with protein sequence MLRYLIGIGIPYLGVMGLLPWVAAQDRYVLGVPFIFMWIFAWFVLTSGCLFACWMLFDRRESGAA encoded by the coding sequence ATGCTCAGGTATCTGATCGGCATCGGTATTCCGTATCTCGGCGTGATGGGCCTGCTGCCCTGGGTGGCCGCGCAGGACCGGTACGTGCTGGGCGTGCCGTTCATCTTCATGTGGATCTTCGCGTGGTTCGTGCTGACGTCCGGCTGCCTGTTCGCGTGCTGGATGCTGTTCGACCGCCGAGAGAGCGGCGCAGCGTAG
- a CDS encoding Fic family protein: MSGDYTYIWESADWPAWRFDVPALATSLADVSHAQGMLAGRLADLGLALRDEASLAALTEDVVKTSAIEGESLNVASVRSSIARRLGVDIGALAPVDRHVEGVVEMVLDATTNAAAPVTDARLFGWHAALFPTGYSGMSRITVGEWRTDASGPMQVVSGPIGRQRVHFEAPPAARLAREIERFLAWFNAAPVEPLLIRAGLAHLWFVTLHPFDDGNGRIARALGDLVLARADQSPQRFYSLSAQIQRERNAYYDVLERTQRGSLDVTEWLAWFLNTLGRAIDHAHTTLDAVLVKARFWQRCAGFAMNERQVKVMNRLLDGFEGKLTTTKWAALAKCSQDTALRDIMELVEHGVLRRSSSGGRSTSYELVPFSG, translated from the coding sequence ATGAGCGGAGATTACACCTACATCTGGGAGTCGGCCGACTGGCCCGCATGGCGCTTCGACGTCCCGGCACTCGCCACGTCACTCGCCGACGTCAGCCATGCGCAAGGCATGCTGGCCGGGCGATTGGCGGATCTCGGCCTCGCGTTGCGCGATGAGGCCAGCCTGGCCGCGTTGACCGAGGACGTCGTCAAGACCAGCGCAATCGAGGGCGAAAGCCTGAATGTCGCATCGGTCCGATCGTCGATTGCGCGCCGGCTCGGGGTCGATATCGGCGCGCTGGCGCCGGTCGATCGTCACGTCGAGGGTGTGGTCGAAATGGTGCTGGATGCAACGACCAACGCGGCGGCGCCGGTGACGGATGCCCGTCTGTTCGGGTGGCATGCGGCCCTTTTTCCGACCGGCTACTCGGGGATGTCGCGGATCACGGTCGGCGAATGGCGTACGGATGCGAGCGGGCCGATGCAGGTCGTATCCGGCCCGATCGGCCGGCAACGCGTGCATTTCGAAGCGCCGCCCGCTGCGCGTCTGGCCCGCGAGATCGAGCGCTTTCTCGCATGGTTCAATGCCGCGCCGGTCGAACCGTTGCTGATCCGGGCGGGCCTGGCCCACCTCTGGTTTGTCACGCTCCACCCGTTCGACGACGGCAACGGCCGTATCGCGCGAGCGCTCGGGGATCTCGTCCTGGCGCGTGCCGATCAGAGTCCGCAGCGCTTCTACAGCCTGTCGGCGCAAATCCAGCGTGAGCGCAACGCGTATTACGACGTGCTGGAGCGTACGCAGCGCGGCTCGCTCGACGTCACGGAATGGCTCGCGTGGTTTCTGAATACGCTGGGCAGGGCCATCGACCACGCACACACGACGCTCGATGCGGTTCTTGTCAAGGCGCGCTTCTGGCAGCGATGTGCCGGCTTTGCCATGAACGAACGTCAGGTCAAGGTCATGAATCGGTTGCTCGACGGCTTCGAAGGGAAGCTGACGACCACCAAATGGGCGGCCCTCGCGAAGTGCTCGCAAGACACGGCGCTGCGCGACATCATGGAACTGGTCGAGCACGGTGTACTGCGTCGCTCGTCGTCCGGCGGCCGGAGCACGAGTTACGAACTGGTGCCGTTCAGCGGCTGA
- a CDS encoding LysR family transcriptional regulator, whose product MELNDLRIFVATVDAGSFTAAADQLMLSKQFVSRRTMALEASLGVRLLHRNTRSLAVTESGQEFYVRAQRILAEIADAEQAMSVRSTELHGSLKISAPLSFGITHVSPLIAEFLSAHPAVRLNLDLTDRRVDLIGEGFDLVLRIGSLEDSTLIARPLGAWRMIACASPAYLKRQGTPATPADLAGHTCLLYGRERRVGWEFRVDGAARTFDVQGPLVANNGEVVRDAAIAGLGIALLPHFIVGDAIDSGALVPVLDAYAPSPITLNAVFPQHREGFVTLRTFIGFLAERLGQAAPAAKGGAGKRR is encoded by the coding sequence ATGGAACTCAACGATCTGAGGATCTTCGTCGCGACGGTGGATGCGGGCAGCTTCACGGCGGCGGCCGACCAGCTGATGCTGTCCAAGCAGTTCGTCAGCCGGCGCACGATGGCGCTGGAGGCGTCGCTCGGCGTGCGTCTTTTGCACCGCAACACGCGCAGTCTCGCGGTGACGGAATCGGGGCAGGAGTTTTATGTGCGGGCGCAGCGGATTCTCGCGGAGATCGCCGACGCCGAGCAGGCGATGTCGGTGCGCAGCACCGAGCTGCACGGGTCGCTGAAGATCAGCGCGCCGCTGTCGTTCGGGATCACGCACGTGTCGCCGCTGATCGCCGAATTCCTGTCCGCGCATCCGGCCGTGCGGCTGAACCTCGACCTGACCGACCGGCGCGTCGACCTGATCGGCGAGGGGTTCGATCTCGTGCTGCGGATCGGCTCGCTCGAGGATTCGACGCTGATCGCGCGCCCGCTCGGCGCGTGGCGGATGATCGCGTGCGCGAGCCCCGCCTATCTGAAGCGGCAGGGCACGCCGGCGACGCCGGCCGATCTCGCCGGCCACACGTGCCTGCTGTACGGTCGCGAGCGGCGCGTCGGCTGGGAATTCCGCGTCGACGGCGCGGCGCGCACGTTCGACGTGCAGGGGCCGCTCGTCGCGAACAATGGCGAAGTGGTGCGCGACGCGGCGATCGCGGGGCTCGGCATTGCGCTGCTGCCGCATTTCATCGTCGGCGACGCGATCGACAGCGGCGCGCTCGTGCCGGTGCTTGACGCGTACGCGCCGTCGCCGATCACGCTCAACGCGGTGTTTCCGCAGCATAGGGAAGGGTTCGTCACGCTGCGCACGTTCATCGGGTTTCTCGCGGAGCGGCTCGGGCAGGCGGCGCCGGCGGCGAAGGGCGGGGCGGGCAAGCGGCGGTAG
- a CDS encoding pirin family protein, translated as MFDIRAANQRGRAEHGWLSSRHTFSFANYYDPKQVGFSDLLVINDDRVAPARGFGTHPHRDMEILSYVLDGALEHKDSMGTGSVIVPGDVQLMSAGTGVRHSEFNHSPDTPVHFLQIWIGPAEKGAEPRYQQTNVAADDKRGKLALVVSPNGDAGSLKIRQDTRIYAGLFDGAESATLELPPNRFGYVHVARGSVTVNGVTLGEGDGVRIRDEQSLTFTDGKDAEVLVFDLRPVEVTAEWA; from the coding sequence ATGTTCGACATCCGTGCAGCAAACCAGCGTGGCCGTGCGGAGCATGGCTGGCTCAGCTCCCGTCATACGTTTTCGTTCGCGAATTACTACGATCCGAAGCAAGTCGGCTTCTCCGACCTGCTCGTGATCAACGACGATCGCGTCGCACCGGCCCGCGGCTTCGGCACGCACCCGCACCGCGACATGGAGATCCTGTCGTACGTGCTCGACGGCGCGCTGGAACACAAGGATTCGATGGGCACCGGCTCGGTGATCGTGCCCGGCGACGTGCAGTTGATGAGCGCGGGCACGGGCGTGCGCCACAGCGAGTTCAACCACTCGCCGGACACGCCGGTGCACTTCCTGCAGATCTGGATCGGGCCGGCCGAAAAAGGCGCCGAGCCGCGTTATCAGCAGACGAATGTCGCGGCCGACGACAAGCGCGGCAAGCTCGCACTCGTCGTGTCGCCGAACGGCGATGCCGGTTCGCTGAAGATCCGGCAGGACACCCGGATTTACGCGGGCCTGTTCGACGGCGCTGAAAGCGCTACGCTGGAACTGCCGCCGAACCGCTTTGGCTACGTGCACGTTGCACGCGGCAGCGTGACGGTCAACGGCGTGACGCTCGGCGAAGGCGACGGCGTGCGCATCCGCGACGAGCAATCGCTGACGTTCACCGACGGGAAGGACGCCGAAGTGCTGGTGTTCGACCTGCGTCCGGTCGAAGTGACGGCCGAGTGGGCATGA
- the wrbA gene encoding NAD(P)H:quinone oxidoreductase: MAKVLVLYYSSYGHVETMAQHIAEGAKSVPGVEVTLKRVPETIPVDQAKAIGVKVDQAAPVATVDELADYDAIIFGTPTRFGNMAGQMRTFLDQTGGLWMKGSLVGKIGSVFASTGTQHGGQETTITSFHTTLLHHGMVIVGVPYACSGLVNMNEITGGTPYGATTLAGADGSRQPSANELDIARYQGKHVAELANKLAS, from the coding sequence ATGGCCAAGGTACTCGTTCTTTACTACTCGTCCTACGGGCACGTCGAAACGATGGCGCAACACATCGCCGAGGGCGCGAAATCGGTGCCCGGCGTCGAGGTGACGCTCAAGCGCGTGCCGGAAACGATCCCCGTCGACCAGGCAAAAGCGATCGGCGTGAAGGTCGACCAGGCCGCACCGGTCGCCACGGTGGACGAACTCGCCGACTACGATGCGATCATCTTCGGCACGCCGACCCGCTTCGGCAACATGGCCGGCCAGATGCGCACGTTCCTCGACCAGACCGGCGGCCTGTGGATGAAGGGTTCACTCGTCGGCAAGATCGGCAGCGTATTCGCGTCGACGGGCACGCAGCACGGCGGCCAGGAAACGACGATCACGTCGTTCCACACGACGCTGCTGCACCACGGGATGGTGATCGTCGGCGTGCCGTACGCATGCAGCGGGCTCGTCAACATGAACGAAATCACCGGCGGCACGCCGTACGGCGCGACCACGCTCGCGGGCGCGGACGGCAGCCGCCAGCCGAGCGCGAACGAACTCGACATCGCCCGTTACCAGGGCAAGCACGTCGCGGAACTCGCGAACAAGCTCGCGTCGTAA
- a CDS encoding LrgB family protein, producing MTAFPKLGAIWVYLAASPLLGLTITLIAYLFAQAVYARARFNPLANPVLIAVALIVVVLTITHTPYPTYFEGAQFVHFLLGPATVALALPLYRQWSKLRRTALPLLAGLLAGSLTAIVSAVGIAALFGASHQTIASLAPKSATTPIAMAVADEIGGIPSLTAVLVISTGIFGAVCARGILNLLRVEEPAVRGFALGVASHGIGTARAFQVSEEAGAFAGLGMGLNGVLTAFVVPILLPVLSRWI from the coding sequence ATGACGGCCTTCCCGAAACTCGGCGCGATCTGGGTCTATCTCGCCGCGAGCCCGCTGCTGGGCCTGACCATCACGTTGATCGCGTATCTGTTCGCGCAGGCCGTTTATGCGCGGGCGCGCTTCAACCCGCTCGCGAACCCGGTGCTGATCGCGGTCGCGCTGATCGTCGTGGTGCTGACGATCACGCATACGCCGTACCCGACGTATTTCGAAGGCGCGCAATTCGTCCATTTCCTGCTCGGCCCCGCGACCGTCGCGCTCGCGCTGCCGCTGTACCGCCAGTGGTCGAAGCTGCGGCGCACCGCATTGCCGCTGCTGGCCGGCCTGCTCGCGGGCTCGCTGACCGCGATCGTGTCGGCGGTCGGCATCGCCGCGCTGTTTGGCGCATCGCACCAGACGATCGCGTCGCTCGCGCCGAAATCGGCGACGACGCCGATCGCGATGGCGGTGGCCGACGAGATCGGCGGCATCCCGTCGCTCACCGCCGTGCTCGTGATTTCGACCGGGATCTTCGGCGCCGTGTGCGCGCGCGGGATTCTCAACCTGCTGCGGGTCGAGGAGCCGGCCGTGCGCGGCTTCGCGCTCGGCGTCGCGTCGCACGGGATCGGCACCGCGCGCGCGTTCCAGGTCAGCGAGGAAGCCGGCGCGTTCGCCGGGCTCGGGATGGGGCTGAACGGCGTGCTGACCGCGTTCGTCGTGCCGATCCTGCTGCCGGTGCTGTCGCGCTGGATCTGA
- a CDS encoding amino acid permease: MNQRQGFDAIVEREKGLHRGLSTAQLSMIAIGGAIGTGLFLGSGFAIGFAGPSVLVSYAIGALIALLLMGCLAEMTVAHPTSGSFGAYAEHYVSPWAGFLVRYAYWASIVFAVGTEVTAIAVYMKYWFPAVPGWYWIIGFSAALIGVNLVSVKVFGAVEYVFSMLKIAAIVAFIALGAVVVFGAPAGSGIGFANYTAHGGFFPKGVWGMWVAVIVSIFSYLSIEMIAVAAGEARDPHKAITRAFRATMLRLVFFYLLTLALMLAIVPWTAAGSDESPFVKVMAATHVPGAAGVINFVILVAALSAMNSQLYITTRMMFSLSRAGYAPKALGRLTGHGVPAAALGLSAIGIALATVLNVLYPDTSFVMMMSVSMFGAMFTWLMIFVTHLFFRRQHRGQTLTFRMWGFPVTSLLGAVLMFAALVTTYFTREFRMTLFCGVPFMIVLSVIYAVWYRGRGEAPAGEREGVHAPGQ; encoded by the coding sequence ATGAACCAGCGGCAGGGATTCGACGCGATCGTCGAACGTGAGAAGGGGTTGCACCGCGGGCTGTCGACCGCGCAGTTGTCGATGATTGCGATCGGCGGCGCGATCGGCACGGGGCTGTTCCTCGGCAGCGGCTTTGCGATCGGCTTCGCGGGGCCGAGCGTGCTCGTCAGCTACGCGATCGGCGCGCTGATCGCGCTGCTGCTGATGGGCTGCCTCGCCGAGATGACGGTCGCGCACCCGACGTCGGGCTCGTTCGGCGCGTACGCCGAGCATTACGTGAGCCCGTGGGCCGGTTTCCTCGTGCGCTACGCGTACTGGGCGTCGATCGTGTTCGCGGTCGGCACCGAGGTGACGGCGATCGCCGTGTACATGAAGTACTGGTTTCCGGCGGTGCCGGGCTGGTACTGGATCATCGGCTTCTCGGCCGCGCTGATTGGCGTCAACCTGGTCAGCGTGAAGGTGTTCGGCGCGGTCGAATACGTGTTCTCGATGCTGAAGATCGCGGCGATCGTCGCGTTCATCGCGCTCGGCGCGGTGGTCGTGTTCGGTGCGCCGGCCGGTTCCGGCATCGGCTTCGCGAACTACACGGCGCACGGCGGGTTCTTCCCGAAAGGCGTGTGGGGGATGTGGGTCGCGGTGATCGTGTCGATCTTCAGCTACCTGAGCATCGAGATGATCGCGGTCGCGGCCGGCGAGGCGCGCGACCCGCACAAGGCGATCACGCGCGCATTCCGCGCGACGATGCTGCGCCTCGTGTTCTTCTACCTGCTGACGCTCGCGCTGATGCTCGCGATCGTCCCGTGGACGGCCGCCGGCTCCGACGAAAGCCCGTTCGTCAAGGTGATGGCCGCGACGCACGTGCCGGGCGCGGCCGGCGTGATCAACTTCGTGATCCTGGTGGCCGCGCTGTCCGCGATGAACAGCCAGCTCTACATCACGACGCGGATGATGTTCAGCCTGTCGCGCGCCGGTTATGCGCCGAAGGCGCTCGGCCGGCTGACCGGCCACGGCGTGCCGGCGGCCGCGCTGGGTTTGTCCGCGATCGGGATCGCGCTCGCGACGGTGCTGAACGTGCTGTATCCGGATACGTCGTTCGTGATGATGATGTCGGTGTCGATGTTCGGCGCGATGTTCACGTGGCTGATGATCTTCGTCACGCACCTGTTCTTTCGCCGGCAGCATCGCGGCCAGACGCTCACCTTCCGGATGTGGGGCTTTCCGGTCACGTCGCTGCTCGGCGCGGTGCTGATGTTCGCGGCGCTGGTCACAACCTACTTCACGCGCGAGTTCCGGATGACGCTGTTCTGCGGCGTGCCGTTCATGATCGTGCTGTCGGTGATCTATGCGGTGTGGTATCGCGGCCGTGGCGAAGCGCCGGCAGGCGAACGCGAAGGCGTTCACGCGCCGGGGCAGTGA
- the kynU gene encoding kynureninase, with protein sequence MTTREHCAALDAADPLAHCRARFDLPADTIYLDGNSLGAMPANVPARMQRALEHEWAHGLIRSWNDADWYPAPQRTGDKIAALIGAGKGEVIVADSTSVNLFKVLVAATRMRPGRRVILAERTNFPTDVYIAASVAELTGCELRCVDPDEIVAAIDEDVAVVSLTHVNYKSGKRYDMAAVTRQAHEAGALSVWDLCHSAGAMPIGLNACDADFAVGCGYKYLNGGPGAPAYVFVASRHLADVRQPLTGWHGHAKPFDFTHDYAPHPAIDRMLTGTAPQLGVIALEAALDAFDGVDLGVLRDKSVALGDLFIALVDQELDGLGFTLASPRDAAQRGSQVSLAHAQGYAIVQALIARNMIGDFRAPDILRFGFAPLYVRYVDVWDTIAALKDVVATGAWNTDAFLARKSVT encoded by the coding sequence ATGACCACTCGCGAACACTGCGCCGCGCTCGATGCGGCCGACCCGCTCGCTCACTGCCGCGCGCGCTTCGACCTGCCCGCGGACACGATTTACCTCGACGGCAACTCGCTCGGCGCGATGCCCGCGAATGTGCCCGCGCGCATGCAGCGCGCGCTCGAACACGAATGGGCGCACGGGCTGATCCGCTCGTGGAACGACGCCGACTGGTATCCGGCGCCGCAGCGCACCGGCGACAAGATCGCCGCGCTGATCGGCGCGGGCAAGGGCGAGGTGATCGTCGCCGATTCGACGTCGGTGAACCTGTTCAAGGTGCTCGTCGCGGCCACGCGGATGCGGCCGGGGCGCCGCGTGATCCTGGCCGAGCGCACCAATTTCCCGACCGACGTGTATATCGCGGCGAGCGTCGCCGAGCTGACCGGCTGCGAGCTGCGTTGCGTCGATCCCGACGAGATCGTCGCGGCGATCGATGAGGACGTGGCCGTCGTGTCGCTCACGCACGTGAACTACAAGAGCGGCAAGCGCTACGACATGGCGGCCGTCACGCGCCAGGCGCACGAAGCCGGCGCGCTGAGCGTATGGGATCTGTGTCACTCCGCCGGCGCGATGCCGATCGGGCTGAACGCATGCGATGCGGATTTCGCGGTCGGTTGCGGCTACAAGTACCTGAACGGCGGGCCCGGCGCGCCGGCCTACGTGTTCGTCGCGTCGCGGCATCTCGCCGATGTGCGGCAGCCGCTGACGGGCTGGCACGGCCATGCGAAACCGTTCGACTTCACGCACGACTACGCGCCGCATCCGGCGATCGACCGGATGCTGACGGGCACTGCGCCGCAGCTCGGCGTGATCGCACTCGAAGCCGCGCTCGACGCGTTCGACGGCGTCGATCTCGGCGTGCTGCGCGACAAGAGCGTCGCGCTCGGCGATTTGTTCATCGCGCTGGTCGACCAGGAGCTCGACGGTCTGGGCTTCACGCTCGCGTCGCCGCGCGATGCCGCGCAGCGCGGCAGCCAGGTGTCGCTCGCGCACGCGCAAGGGTACGCGATCGTGCAGGCGCTGATCGCGCGCAACATGATCGGCGACTTCCGCGCGCCGGACATCCTGCGCTTCGGCTTCGCGCCGCTGTACGTGCGCTACGTCGACGTGTGGGACACGATCGCCGCGCTGAAGGACGTCGTCGCGACGGGCGCATGGAACACCGACGCATTCCTCGCGCGCAAGTCGGTGACCTGA